From the genome of Pyxidicoccus xibeiensis:
CGCTTCGACGTGGCCCTCATCGACCACCAGATGCCGGGGCTGGACGGGCCGGCGCTGGCGACGCGCATCCGCCAGTGGGGCGACATGCGCAACCTGCCGCTGCTGCTGCTCACCTCGCCCGGCCGCCGGGGCGCCACGCCCGAGGGCCTCTTCTCCGGTGTGCTGTCCCGTCCGGTGAAGGCGTCCCAGCTCCACGACGCGCTGATGTCGTGCCTGTCCACCGACGTGGTCCATGCGCACGTCGCGCGGGTGGAGCAGCGCGCGCCCCGCAAGGCGCCCTCCCCGGGAGAGCGGCCGGGAGACCGGCTGCCGCTGGACATCCTGCTCGTGGAGGACAACGCCACGAACCAGAAGCTGGCGCTGCTGGTGCTGGACCGGCTCGGCTACCGCGCGGACGTGGCCTTCAACGGGCGCGAGGCCGTGCACTCCGCCACCCAGAAGCGCTACGACGTGGTCTTCATGGACCTGCAGATGCCGGAGATGGACGGCCTGGAGGCCACCCGGCGCATCCGCAACGAGCTGCCACCCCGGGCACAGCCGTGGATCATCGCCATGACGGCGAACGCCATGGACTCCGACCGGGACCAGTGCTTCGCGGCGGGCATGGACGACTTCCTGACCAAGCCCATCCGCGTGGATGCGCTGGCTGCGTCGCTCCTGCGCTGCCAGCCCCGGCGCGCCGATGCACGCATGCCGGCCCGCCCGGAGACGACGCTCCCGGTGCCTCCTCCGTCCCTCATGGACGAGATGCCCGAGTCGGCGCGGGTCCCCGGGCTGGAGCCGGTCGCGCTGTCGCGCCTGTGGCGGGAGCTGGGGGCGCAGTCGGGGCAGATACTCCCGGAGCTCATCGAGACGGCGATGCACAGCATGCCGGCCCTGCTCGACGACGCGGACACCGCGCTGGCGGCGAGCCGGCTGGACGACCTGGGCCGCGCGGCGCACACGCTCAAGTCCAACGCGGCCTGGTTCGGCGCCTCGGCGCTGGAGAAGCAGTGCCGGGACATCGAGCTGCTCGCCGACGCGGGCAACCTGGAGGGCATGGCGGAGCGGCTGGAGCGCTGCCGGGTGGAGCTGGACGGCACGCGGCGCCTGCTGGCGCGCCTGCGCGAGAACATCATGGCCCTGGGGCGCAACTAGGACCGCACTGTCCGCTGTCGAGGGTTCCGGCACCGGGGCCTCACGCGCCGGGTGCGGTCCGTGTGCGCTGGCGCTATCTCTGAGGGCACGCGCGTTGCCCACGGAGGAGACACATGGCCCGGTACGACTTCGACCTGTTCACCATTGGCGGCGGCTCCGGAGGGGTGGCGGCCAGCCGCAGGGCGGGCTCGCATGGCGCGCGGGTGGCGCTCTGCGAGGACCGTGACCTGGGAGGCACCTGCGTGCACCGGGGCTGCGTGCCCAAGAAGTTGCTGGTGTACGGCTCCCACTTCCACGAGGAGTTCCAGGACGCGGCGGGGTACGGGTGGACGGTGCCGGAGCCGACGTTCGACTGGGGGAAGCTGCTCGCGGCGAAGGAGCAGGAGCTGAAGCGGCTGGGCGGCGTCTACGCGCGGCTCTTGCGCGACTCGGGGGTGACGGTGGTGGAGGGGCGCGGGCGGCTGGTGGACGCGCACACGGTGGAGGTGGCCGGGAAGCAGTACACGGCGGAGCGCATCCTGGTGGCCACCGGCTCGCGGCCGTACCTGCCCGCGGACGTGGCGGGCATCGAGCACGCCGTCACCTCGGATGACGCGCTGTCCTTTGCCCAGGTGCCGAAGCGGCTGGCCATCGTCGGGGGCGGGTACATCGGCGTGGAGCTGGCGTGCATCTTCCACGGGCTGGGCTCGAAGGTGACGCTCATCATCCGCGGCTCCTCGGTGCTGAGCGGGTTCGATGGGGACGTGCGCTCCTTCCTCACGGAGGAGCTGCGCAAGAAGGGCATCGAGCTGCAGGTGGACACCTTCGTGCGCGACATCGAGAAGCGCGGGGACGGGGTGAGCCTGCTGACGCGCGCGGGGGAGACGGTGGAGGCGGACGCGGTGCTGTACGCCACCGGCCGGCTGCCGAACACGGGAGGGCTGGGGCTGGAGGAGGTGGGCGTGACGCTGGACGCGCGCGGCGCGGTGGCGGTGAACGAGTGGTCCCGCACGTCGGTGGAGAGCATCTTCGCGGTGGGGGACGTGACGGACCGCATCAACCTCACCCCGGTGGCGATTGCCGAGGGGCGGGCGCTGGCGGAGACGCTCTACAACAACAACCCGATGAAGATGGACCACACCAACGTGGCCTCCGCCGTCTTCAGCCAGCCGCCGGTGTCGTGCGTGGGGCTGACGGAGCTGGAGGCGCGCGAACGCTACGGGAAGGTGGACGTGTACGTGGCCAGCTTCAAGCCGATGAAGCACACGCTGAGCGGGCGCAACGAGCGGACGATGATGAAGCTGGTGGTGGAGCGCGCCTCGGGGCGGGTGCTGGGGTGCCACATGGTGGGGGCGGACGCGCCCGAAATCATCCAGGGCCTGGCGGTGGCGGTGAAGTGCGGAGTCACCAAGGCGGTGCTGGATTCGACGGTGGGCATCCACCCCACGGCGGCGGAGGAGTTCGTCACCATGCGCGACCGGAGGCCGGACCCCGAGGAGCGGCTGGCCGCGGAGCTGGGGCATGATGCCGGGGCGACGACGGGGTCGCGCTGAAGGATGGACTGGGAGGCGTGATATCGGGAACACGTGGGACTTCGGTGGTTCCCGGCTCGATTGAAAGGACGTGTCCATGCGCCTCCACGCCTGCCTCTCACTGCTGCTCCTTGCTTCGGCCTGCGCCACGTCAGCGCCAAGAGCGAAACAGCCTGCTCTCCAGGACCTGAAGCTCGCCAATCTCCAAAGAGCGGCGGTGCTTCCGTGGGGCGATGGAGGGCGCTGCGTCGTCCAGCAGGCTTCCCAGCCCTGGCCCGTGCTGGTGGAGCGGTGCTTCCATGCGCTCGACCAGGAGCAGGTCCGGTTTCAAGATCCCGAAGGGAGATGTGCAGTCGCCTCCGCAGGTGCTGCTGCTGTGGGAATCGGGGTCTGTATCCTGGTGGCTCCGGAACTCGTCGTTGGAGCCGTCATCATCACGGGCGTGGTGGTAGTGGGTGTCGCCATCAAGCATGCACTGGATGCGTATGCGCTGCAGGGGAGCAATTCCGAGGACTCGCGGCCTGTGCCCGAGACCGAAGCTGCTCCTCGCGAGCCCGTCGCGGAGCGGAGGCCCAGGACTGGGTCTTCAGGGCAGGGGTGGCCTCCTCACGTGCCGCCCGAGCTCCGGGACCGGGAGCGCAAGTTGGACTGCACTCCTCGGCCCGTGCCACACCTGGGTGGCGATGCCCTCCACAACAGGTGCGCCGACAGGGTTCCGCAGAATCACTTCCCTGGCTCGGATGTCCTCGTCAATGGCAAGAACTTCGACGCGCTGCAGCTCGCGACGCGGACGTTGTGGGAAATCAAGACAGATGACTTTGACAAGCAGTCACCCCACTCCCAGAGATTCTTTGCCAGAATGAAACTGCCGGAAATACAGAGCGAGAAGAGGCTCGCGGAAGCGTGTGGGTATGACTTTGTCGTGGGGGTGCGAAGCGCCGCGCATAGAGCCGCGCTGCTCGACTTGGACCCCGAGCTCAAGGTCGTCGTCATGGACTGGTGCTGACATGGCAGCCGCCCCAAGGCTCCTCAACCTCAGCGTCTACGCGCCTGCGCTCGAGGGTGATGATAGACGCCCCCTCGCAATCGTCCATGGTATGGAGCGCGCGCTGCCCGATTTGCGGCTGAGGTGGACGCTTTCTGAAAAGGAAGAGCTCATCGCATTGCCTCACCGCGATGAGTGGGTGGCGACCCACAGGGCAGACGGCGGGTTTCCCTTCCTGTGTAACGATGACGAGAGCCGTCCCGTGACGCTTACCGGGTGGGAAAACCCAAGCGGCCTTGCCGCCGGGGGGCCGCCACGCTTCGAAGTCCATGCGACCTTGCCGCAAGACCCAGGTGGCCTTACGGCGGCAGGGGCGGTGCTGGAGGCCATAGGGGAGGGCGCTCGTGCGGTCTGGGGGCAGCTGTCGCCAAGCGGCTATGGCGAGGTCGTGTCGCAGCAGTTTCGCCGCCCGGGCGATGCGCCCCATGTGTCGCCCCATGGCCTGCCCTGGCTGAAGCTCCCGCGGTACAACCCTGCGCCTGAGCTTCCCCATTACCTCGGGTGGCTGAACTACTGGTCGGACGCTTCCGCACGCGCCATTGGATTCCCGGACCCCGCTCGCGATGCCGAGTTGCTGTCACGGGCGCGGCGCACGGAAACAGGTGGATGGGTTGTGCAGCTCACGGATGCACCCCTCGATTTCGACAACCCTACACACCTGGACGCGCTCCTGCGCGCCTATGGACGCTTCCCGAAAATCGGTGGGCGCTCAGCGACTTGACCCCTTTTCGCCAGCACTGACGACCCCGTTCCGACGCTCGGCATGGACTGAGGCTCCGGCGCCAGGGGAGCGGCCCGTTCTCCCCTGGCGGTCTCCCTCGTCGGGGAAGTTGCCAGCAGAGCCCGGCGTTCGCCTGTAGGGTGACAGTCAGGTCCGTGCCGCTCCTCTCGTCCGTGGGCGGCTTCGCACCGCACCGGGAGGTGGACGATGAGTGATTCTCCAACGGATTCTCCGCGCCAGGGCGCCCCGCGCATCAAGGGCCTGGAGCAGGTGGACCGGCTGTCGGTGCCCCTGCCGCACGGTACCGAGGTCACCACCCGCGTCGAGCGCATGGCCTCGGGTGGCCGCCGCATCCCCCAGGGCGTGGTCGGCCGCGTCGTCCGCGCCCATGACGGCGGCTTCGACGTGCAGATTGTCGGCGTGGGTGAGGTCTGGTTCGCGCGCGAGGAGCTGGTGCCCCGCCGCATGGGCCAGGTGAACTTCGCCCGCCGCCGCGAGGCTGCCTGGGCCGCGCTCACCCCCTGCGTGGTGCTGGAGACGCGCGTGGGCAGCCATGCGTGGGGCCTCGCCAACGAGAGCTCGGACGTGGACGTGCGCGGCGTCTTCGCACTGCCGCTGCCGTGGACCTTCGGCCTCGTGGAAGCACCCATGGACCTGGTGAGCGCCGATGGCAGCACCACGTACTGGGAGGTGCGCAAGACGGTGGAGCAGGCCCTGCGCGCGGACCCGAACACGCTGGAGACGCTGTTCGTCCCCGGCGCTAAGGCCACTGACGTGCTGGGCGAGTGGCTGCTCGCCGAGCGCGACGCCTTCGTGTCCAAGGCCATCTTCGGCAGCTTCGGCCGCTATGCCATGAGCCAGCTCGACAAGCTCACCCGCAGCCAGCGGCTCGCCGAGCACCGCGACCTGCTCCTCGGGTGGCTGTGCGAGGACCCCGTGCCGGACCTCGACGAGGTGGCGAAGCGGCTGGCCGCGGTGTCGCCTCGGGGCGCGCCGTCCCAGCAGGACGCACTGCTGGCCGCCAAGACGTACGTGAAGCAGCTCTACCGCTCGCTGTGGGACCAGGGCCTGCTCACGGCCAACGACTTCACGGCGCTCACCGCCTATGCCCGCGGCGGCGGGCAGCGGCCTCCGTCCGCGCGCGAGCTGCGGCCGAAGAACGCCTACAACCTGCTGCGCCTCGTGGCCACCGCCACCGGGTGGCTGCGCCATGGCGCTCCCACCTTCGAGGCCTCGGGCTCGCTGAAGGCGCGGCTGCTGGACATCAAGGCGGGCCGCGTGCCGCTGGAGGACGTGCTCAAGGACGCAGAGGACATGGCCCCGGAGCTGGAGGCCGCGCACCGCGACAGCAAGCTGCCGGACCACCCCGACTACGAGCGGGCGGACCGGCTGCTGCGGCGCGTGGGAGACGAGGTGGCACGGCGCTGGGTGCTGAAGGAGCCCGGCCCGCTGGGCCGTGACGCGCCGGAGGCCCCGGCCATGGAGTGGAGGGACGCCGAATGAAGGGCACCATGAAGGAGCACGAGAAGACGGTCGCCGACCGCGTGCTCGACGAGGAGTCTGCGAAGCGCGAGCACCTGGTCGTGTCCCTCTCCGGGGCGCACGCCTACGGCTTTCCCTCGCCCGACAGCGACCTGGACCTGAAGTCCATCCACGTGGCCCCCACCGCCGTGCTGCTGGGCCTCCAGCCCAAGCACATCACCGCCGAGCGCCTCCAGGTCATCGACGGCGTGGAGGTGGACTACTCGTCCAACGAGCTGCAGCCCGTCCTCCAGGGCCTTCTCCAGGGCAACGGCAACTACCTCGAGCGCATCCTCGGGGCCATCTGCGTGCGCGCCTCGCCGGACCTGGAGTCGCTGCGGCCCCTGGTGCGCGCCGTGCTGTCTCGCCGCGTGCACCGGCACTACCGGGGCTTCGGCCACGGCCAGCTCCGTGAGTGGGAGAAGAGCGGCTTCAAGTCCGCCAAGAAGCTGCTCTACGTCCTGCGCACCACCCTCACTGGCACGCACGCGCTGCGCACCGGTGTCGTGGAGACGGACGTCACCGAGCTGCTCGACCTGTATGGCTTCTCCGACGCCCACGCACTGGTGGAGCAGAAGCGGCGCGGGGAGAAGAGCGAGCTGCCCGACGAGCTGAGCAAGAAGTGGCAGGGTGAAGTCGCCCGCTCCTTCGAGGTGCTCGACGCGGCGCTCGCCGAGTCCGTGCTCCCCGAGGACCCGCCCGAGGACGCCGTGCTCGCGCTGGAGGCGTGGATGCTCGACCTGCGCCGGCGCAAGTTCACCGCCTGAGGTGAAGCCCGGGGGAGGGGGCTCGCCTCCCCCGGGGCCTCCGCGCTACTGGCAGGAGTACGTGTACGTGCTCGGCGTGCTCCAGGTGCCATCCGGGTTGATGGCGCGCACCGTGTAGCCGCTGAACGGATAGCTCGTCCCCCAGCAGTCCCGGGCGCGAACGTCGGTGCGGAACGCCGTGCCCAGGTCCCAGTTGCCGCGCCGGCGCAGCTTCTCGTACGCGGCCACCCGGTCCACCGCCTCAATCCACGTGGAGTCCGCCGCGAGCACGTCGCGCCGCTTCTCCAGGAACCGCTGGAGCCACAGGTTCTCGGTGATGCCGTTGTAGCCGATGACCGGCGCCACCTGCCCGCTGTTGCCCACCGCGTTGTTCGCGGCGCGGATGAGACTCTTGATGCCGGACTCGCCGTGGTTGATGTACGCGTCGTACAGCGCCGCCTTCGACAGCGCCGTGACGAGCCCCCACTTCGTGGCCTCGTTCATGGCTGGCGTGTAGTAGAGCCTGTCGCTCACCTGGTCCTGGCAGCTCTTGAAGTCCGCGCGCGTCGTCGTGTTGTTGTAGCTCGTCCCCCAGTCCGCCACCCAGTTGCCCACGGCGTCGAGCTCGGCGGTGGACGCCTGGGACTGGCCCGTGGACAGGAAGCGGTTGTTGATGGTGGTGAGCCCCGGCATGTACTTCGCCATCAGGTTGCCGTTGCCCGCGCTGCGCAGGTTCACGTAGCACTGGATGACCTGGATGGCGTCGCCCGTGCCCGTGCAGAAGCCCGCGCGCCCGCTGGTGTACCCGCGCCCGTCACCGATGTTCTCCGAGTACGCGTAGTTGATGTTGGGCGTGTCGTTCTCCCAGATGCTCGTCAGGTCCTCCGACACCTTCTTCTGATTGGCCGTCATCCCGGGGCCCGGAGGCGGCGGCGTGCTGCCGCAGCTCGGGTCGGAAATCTGGATGTTGGTGGCCGTCCACGACGTGTTGGAGTTCGTCGAGTAATAGAACGTGTAGGACGCATTCACTCCGACGGTGAGCCCCGACGTCCGCGAGTACGTACACGTCGAGCCGCTCTGCGTGTGCGTCCAGCCGGGCTCGTCATGGTCGCAGACCACGCCGCTCGGGACGCCGAACGCAATCGTGGGGCTCGTCATCGCGGCGGTGCCCGTGTTCTTGAAGACGATGGTGCCCCACCACTCGGAGCCCACGTACGTGTTCGTGGTGATGGTGTACGCGCACGCGGCGAGTGCCTGGGCCTCCGTGGCGACGGCTGCC
Proteins encoded in this window:
- the gor gene encoding glutathione-disulfide reductase; this encodes MARYDFDLFTIGGGSGGVAASRRAGSHGARVALCEDRDLGGTCVHRGCVPKKLLVYGSHFHEEFQDAAGYGWTVPEPTFDWGKLLAAKEQELKRLGGVYARLLRDSGVTVVEGRGRLVDAHTVEVAGKQYTAERILVATGSRPYLPADVAGIEHAVTSDDALSFAQVPKRLAIVGGGYIGVELACIFHGLGSKVTLIIRGSSVLSGFDGDVRSFLTEELRKKGIELQVDTFVRDIEKRGDGVSLLTRAGETVEADAVLYATGRLPNTGGLGLEEVGVTLDARGAVAVNEWSRTSVESIFAVGDVTDRINLTPVAIAEGRALAETLYNNNPMKMDHTNVASAVFSQPPVSCVGLTELEARERYGKVDVYVASFKPMKHTLSGRNERTMMKLVVERASGRVLGCHMVGADAPEIIQGLAVAVKCGVTKAVLDSTVGIHPTAAEEFVTMRDRRPDPEERLAAELGHDAGATTGSR
- a CDS encoding DUF6310 domain-containing protein, whose product is MLVERCFHALDQEQVRFQDPEGRCAVASAGAAAVGIGVCILVAPELVVGAVIITGVVVVGVAIKHALDAYALQGSNSEDSRPVPETEAAPREPVAERRPRTGSSGQGWPPHVPPELRDRERKLDCTPRPVPHLGGDALHNRCADRVPQNHFPGSDVLVNGKNFDALQLATRTLWEIKTDDFDKQSPHSQRFFARMKLPEIQSEKRLAEACGYDFVVGVRSAAHRAALLDLDPELKVVVMDWC
- a CDS encoding DUF5953 family protein, with product MAAAPRLLNLSVYAPALEGDDRRPLAIVHGMERALPDLRLRWTLSEKEELIALPHRDEWVATHRADGGFPFLCNDDESRPVTLTGWENPSGLAAGGPPRFEVHATLPQDPGGLTAAGAVLEAIGEGARAVWGQLSPSGYGEVVSQQFRRPGDAPHVSPHGLPWLKLPRYNPAPELPHYLGWLNYWSDASARAIGFPDPARDAELLSRARRTETGGWVVQLTDAPLDFDNPTHLDALLRAYGRFPKIGGRSAT
- a CDS encoding DNA polymerase beta superfamily protein, with the translated sequence MSDSPTDSPRQGAPRIKGLEQVDRLSVPLPHGTEVTTRVERMASGGRRIPQGVVGRVVRAHDGGFDVQIVGVGEVWFAREELVPRRMGQVNFARRREAAWAALTPCVVLETRVGSHAWGLANESSDVDVRGVFALPLPWTFGLVEAPMDLVSADGSTTYWEVRKTVEQALRADPNTLETLFVPGAKATDVLGEWLLAERDAFVSKAIFGSFGRYAMSQLDKLTRSQRLAEHRDLLLGWLCEDPVPDLDEVAKRLAAVSPRGAPSQQDALLAAKTYVKQLYRSLWDQGLLTANDFTALTAYARGGGQRPPSARELRPKNAYNLLRLVATATGWLRHGAPTFEASGSLKARLLDIKAGRVPLEDVLKDAEDMAPELEAAHRDSKLPDHPDYERADRLLRRVGDEVARRWVLKEPGPLGRDAPEAPAMEWRDAE
- a CDS encoding nucleotidyltransferase domain-containing protein; this encodes MKGTMKEHEKTVADRVLDEESAKREHLVVSLSGAHAYGFPSPDSDLDLKSIHVAPTAVLLGLQPKHITAERLQVIDGVEVDYSSNELQPVLQGLLQGNGNYLERILGAICVRASPDLESLRPLVRAVLSRRVHRHYRGFGHGQLREWEKSGFKSAKKLLYVLRTTLTGTHALRTGVVETDVTELLDLYGFSDAHALVEQKRRGEKSELPDELSKKWQGEVARSFEVLDAALAESVLPEDPPEDAVLALEAWMLDLRRRKFTA
- a CDS encoding chitosanase; its protein translation is MAALLAGCAPDAGEAETEAAVATEAQALAACAYTITTNTYVGSEWWGTIVFKNTGTAAMTSPTIAFGVPSGVVCDHDEPGWTHTQSGSTCTYSRTSGLTVGVNASYTFYYSTNSNTSWTATNIQISDPSCGSTPPPPGPGMTANQKKVSEDLTSIWENDTPNINYAYSENIGDGRGYTSGRAGFCTGTGDAIQVIQCYVNLRSAGNGNLMAKYMPGLTTINNRFLSTGQSQASTAELDAVGNWVADWGTSYNNTTTRADFKSCQDQVSDRLYYTPAMNEATKWGLVTALSKAALYDAYINHGESGIKSLIRAANNAVGNSGQVAPVIGYNGITENLWLQRFLEKRRDVLAADSTWIEAVDRVAAYEKLRRRGNWDLGTAFRTDVRARDCWGTSYPFSGYTVRAINPDGTWSTPSTYTYSCQ